The Mercurialis annua linkage group LG2, ddMerAnnu1.2, whole genome shotgun sequence genome contains a region encoding:
- the LOC126670583 gene encoding uncharacterized protein LOC126670583, whose protein sequence is MGRELWVSLRHSMFPINYNSNTFISSRRRRGFRFSVIKNYKHYDFQDFQGYARPSRLLEATEPKVCTEISQEKDSPTLKVGGSRSLFKVKLQTSNAYGSSLSDQNAGILLCLIDTNGDSILQRIPMILKSNSAEPLNEAGCNVVHFQRGSVDEFTFEGPKLERIEALWVSIESGQWRLGDLSLTVISPCQSTSEETIQFTAFEYEFQVDDILLGDQSETSVVELRPSLVSEFSGVDPYNLFFSTSTKSTSMKISNEESMREYADLKISLLSYDAALIFVGTIIANFAAGENSGFAFFIGGICGFSYLLLLQRSVDGLPASPPTSGNDQLNRGGFKGIVFGLALAVGFTALAVKYGYGDFEMMVTPKEILVGTMGFLACKVAVVLAAFKPISMELNENE, encoded by the exons ATGGGAAGGGAGTTATGGGTTTCTCTGAGACATTCCATGTTTCctataaattataattctaaCACTTTTATCAGTAGCAGAAGAAGAAGAGGGTTTCGTTTTTCTGTAATCAAGAATTACAAACACTATGATTTCCAAG ATTTTCAGGGCTATGCAAGACCCTCTCGCCTTTTAGAAGCCACAGAACCAAAAGTTTGCACAGAAATCTCACAGGAAAAAGATAGTCCAACTTTGAAGGTGGGTGGGTCTCGGTCTCTTTTCAAGGTTAAGCTACAGACAAGTAACGCCTATGGGTCAAGCCTTAGCGATCAGAATGCTGGAATACTCTTATGTTTAATAGACACAAATGGTGACTCTATATTGCAGAGGATTCCTATGATTTTGAAGTCCAACTCTGCAGAACCCTTGAACGAGGCAGGGTGCAATGTAGTTCATTTCCAAAGAGGTTCTGTTGATGAATTCACTTTCGAGGGACCAAAACTGGAACGAATTGAAGCTCTTTGGGTCAGCATTGAATCAG GTCAGTGGAGATTAGGTGATCTGAGCCTGACAGTCATTAGCCCTTGCCAATCTACATCAGAAGAAACAATTCAGTTTACTGCTTTCGAGTATGAATTTCAAGTTGATGACATTTTACTTGGAGACCAGAGTGAAACATCTGTAGTGGAGCTGAGACCCAGCCTTGTCTCAGAATTTTCCGGGGTTGATCCGTACAACTTGTTTTTCTCAACCTCTACCAAATCAACATCTATGAAGATTTCGAATGAGGAAAGCATGAGAGAGTATGCAGATCTAAAAATATCCTTATTATCTTATGATGCTGCTCTAATTTTTGTTGGTACAATAATAGCAAATTTCGCAGCCGGTGAAAATTCAGGTTTTGCATTCTTCATTGGTGGAATTTGTGGATTCTCATATTTGTTACTACTGCAAAGGTCTGTTGATGGGTTACCAGCTTCACCGCCCACATCCGGGAATGATCAGCTAAATAGAGGAGGGTTCAAGGGGATAGTATTTGGGTTGGCATTGGCAGTAGGATTTACCGCTCTTGCCGTGAAATATGGCTATGGAGATTTCGAGATGATGGTTACCCCTAAAGAAATTTTGGTTGGAACAATGGGGTTTTTGGCATGCAAAGTTGCCGTGGTGCTAGCTGCATTTAAGCCTATTTCCATGGAATTGAACGAGAACGAATGA